A genomic stretch from Hemitrygon akajei chromosome 10, sHemAka1.3, whole genome shotgun sequence includes:
- the LOC140734094 gene encoding interferon-inducible GTPase 5-like has product MGGSSSSEQVPGTNTTSFFTLEELSKLKADFETSGVEKVKPLIEKKVTDLDKTELNIAVTGESGTGKSTFINAMRGLQSDDLGAAVVGTTETTKEPTGYSHPILTNVRYWDLPGIGSTQFPAAKYLTEMKFKRFDFFIIICACRFKECDVKLAKEIKRLGKKFYFVRSKIDDDLRSMRKQRVINEEEELEKIWSDTVRRLAEAGFRDPTVFLISSLEPDRFDFIRLNEGLERDLSNVKKRIFVLALPNLSVKIVQMKYEILIKYVWMYATLSGGLGAVPVPGFSLACDIGILIGAIVHFRRCLGLDDASLQRLAKRAGKPVEELKATVKPPLLGDITPDVIMGLSWGTTAVVVSLLEIALHHVPVIGSIFGASSSFLMTFKMLCCALDDLRENAERVVKVAFETD; this is encoded by the coding sequence TGAACAGGTGCCAGGGACCAATACAACTTCATTCTTCACACTGGAAGAGCTAAGCAAACTAAAGGCTGATTTTGAAACAAGTGGGGTGGAAAAAGTTAAACCACTGATAGAGAAGAAAGTAACTGATCTGGACAAAACAGAGCTTAACATCGCAGTGACAGGAGAATCAGGTACAGGAAAATCCACCTTCATCAATGCCATGAGAGGACTTCAGAGCGATGATCTGGGAGCAGCTGTAGTTGGGACCACAGAAACAACAAAGGAGCCAACCGGGTACTCACATCCCATTCTGACCAATGTTCGCTATTGGGACCTGCCAGGGATCGGATCTACACAATTTCCAGCAGCTAAATATCTCACAGAAATGAAATTCAAAAGATTTGATTTCTTTATCATAATCTGTGCTTGTCGATTCAAAGAATGTGATGTAAAACTTGCCAAAGAGATCAAACGGCTGGGAAAAAAATTCTATTTTGTCCGCTCTAAGATTGATGACGATCTTAGGTCCATGAGGAAACAGAGGGTTATTAATGAAGAAGAAGAGCTGGAAAAGATTTGGAGTGACACCGTCAGGAGGTTGGCAGAGGCAGGGTTTCGGGATCCAACTGTGTTCCTGATATCCAGTTTAGAGCCGGATCGTTTTGATTTCATTCGGTTAAATGAAGGACTTGAACGTGATCTAAGCAATGTAAAGAAAAGGATCTTTGTCCTGGCACTGCCAAATCTAAGTGTCAAGATAGTCCAGATGAAATATGAGATTCTGATAAAATATGTCTGGATGTATGCAACACTGTCTGGGGGATTGGGAGCGGTCCCAGTTCCAGGCTTTTCTCTAGCTTGTGATATCGGTATATTGATTGGAGCCATTGTCCACTTCCGGAGATGCCTGGGTCTGGATGATGCTTCTCTTCAAAGATTGGCCAAGAGAGCAGGAAAACCTGTGGAAGAGCTGAAGGCGACAGTAAAACCTCCACTGCTGGGGGACATAACCCCAGATGTAATTATGGGGTTAAGTTGGGGTACTACTGCTGTTGTCGTTTCCCTTCTGGAAATTGCTCTCCACCATGTCCCAGTCATCGGTTCCATTTTTGGAGCAAGTTCATCATTTCTCATGACATTTAAGATGCTGTGTTGTGCACTAGATGAtcttagagagaatgcagagagagTGGTGAAAGTTGCCTTTGAAACTGATTAA